The Streptomyces sp. BHT-5-2 genomic interval GCCGGGGTGCCCACGCACCCCGGCCGCCGTTGTGCTCCCCCGGACACCGCGGTCCCGCCGGCCACTTCCCCCTCTCCTCCGCCCATTCTCGGCAGAAGGGGCGCACAGGGGCGCACCCCGAGAGAGGATTGTCGGTGGTTGGCGGTAGCGTTTCGGCAGAAACGAGGAATGGGCGGGCATCGGCGGCAAACGGGCCATGAGCGGTCGGCCGGCGCTGCGCGTCCCCGGACAGTGCTGGGTCAGTCGTGAGCCGCGCCCCCGCGGCGAGGCGTCGGAGAAGAAGAAGGGCGGCGAACTGCCGTGTATCGCTGGGAGATCACCCGGGCCGCACTGGCGCAGCGCGTTTTCGCCATCGTCCGCAGCAGGACCTACGACGAGGCGAGCGCCACCGCCGACACCCTGCTGTCGGCGGGCATCACGAGCCTGGAGATATCCCTGACCACACCGTTCGCCCTGGAGGCGGTCACCACCCTCTCCCGCGAACTCGGCGACGACGCGGTCATCGGCGCCGGCACCGTCCTTGATGCCGCATCGGCCCGGATGGCGGTCGACGCCGGCGCCCGCTATCTGGTCTCCCCGAGCCTGGACGCCGAGGTCATCCGCACCGGCCACCGCTACGGCGTCCCCGTCTTCGCCGGCGTCTCCACGCCCACCGAGATCGTGCGGGGCCTGGAGCTCGGCGCGGACGCCCTCAAGCTCTTCCCCGCCGCCGGCCACCACCCGTCCTGGGTCGCCGACGTCAGAGCCGCCCTGCCGCAGGCGCCGCTGGTGCCGACCGGCGGCGTGACGCCCGAGACCGCGCCGGAGTGGATAGCGGCCGGCGCCGTCGCGGTCGGCATGGGCGCGGCCCTCTCGGAGGGCGACCGCGAGACAGTGGCCAAGCGCGCCGCGGTCCTGCTCGCCCGGCTCGCCGACGCGGTGCCGCAGCCGGGCGAGGCCGGCCCGACGGACCCGTACGGCGGCTGACAGGCCGGCCCCTCGGCCGACGCCGTCCACGGGCCGGGCGGGGGCTTCACCGGGCGGCCGGGCTCTGCCACCCTGAGCGCTTCGGCCACCTGATCAGGAGTCAGCCCACGATGAAGCGCGCTGCGATCCTCCCCGCACTCGCCTGCCTGCTCGCCGTCACCGCCGCGGCCCCGGCGGCCTCGCACGCCTCCGCCCGGTCCACCGGCCCCGCCACCGCGGCCACCGCCCAGCGGGACCGGCGGCCGGCCACGCTCCTGGACGCCGTCCCGCAGCGCGGCGTGCTGCGGGTCTGCACCACCGGCGACTACCGCCCCTTCAGCTACCGCGACCCCGCCACCGGCGGCTACCGCGGCGTGGACATCGACATGGCCCGGGACCTCGCCAAGAGCCTGGACGCCAGGCCCCGTTACGTCCCGACGACCTGGTCCGGACTGGTCGGCGACCTGACCGCCGGCCGCTGCGACATCGGCGTGGGCGGCGTCTCGATCACGCTGGCCCGCGCCCGCTCGGTCTACTTCAGCGAGCCGACCCGCACCGACGGCAAGACCCCCATCGTCCGCTGTGCGGACCAGGAGAAGTACCAGACCCTGGCGCAGATCGACCGCCCCGGCACCCGGGTCGTCGTCAACCCGGGCGGTACCAACGAGCAGTTCGCGCGCGCCCACATCAAGCGGGCCACCCTCACCGTCCACCCGGACAACACCACGATCTTCGACGAGATCATCGCCGGCCGTGCGGACGTGATGATGACCGACGCCAGCGAGACCCGCTACCAGGCCAGGATCCATCCCGAGCTGTGCGCGGTCCACCCCGACCGGCCGTTCACCTTCTCCGAGAAGGCGTACGCGCTGCCCCGCGGCGACGACCAGTTCAAGGCGTATGTGGACCAGTGGGTCCACCTCGCCACCCACGACGGCACCTACCGGAAGTACGAGGACGCCTGGATGAAGTAGGCCGGCCGCGCGCGGGGGCGCCGGGGCTTCAGTCCTCCGCCGGCCGGCGGTGGCCCAGGACGTTGACCACCCGTCCGTCCGGGTCCTCGGCGAAGAAGCGGCGCACTCCCCACTCCTCGTCGCGCAGCGGGTGCACGATCCGCGCGTCGGCGGCCCGGACCGCCGCGTACGCCGCGTCCACGTCCTCGACCTCGATGCTCAGATCGGGGGCGACCGGCGCGGTCGCGTCGTGCGTCATGAAGGTGAGCTGCGCGGTGGGGTTCGCGGGGGAGGCCAGCGTCATCACCCAGCCGTGGTTCATGACCTCCTCGAAGCCCAGCAGCCCGTAGAAGGCGCGGTGGCCGGCCAGCGCCTCGGGGGCGCCGTCGGGGGCGATGTGGAGATCGGGGACGACGCGACGTACGGACACGGAAGCTCCTTGGCTCCTCGGCGGGCCGGGCCCGGCGGCGGACCGGTTGACGGGATGTTACGTGCCGGACCGGTCGGGGCGGGCCGATTCGGCACCAACTACCGTGGACCGGCCCCGGGTTGGGGTGGGCGCCCCGGAGTCTCCCCCGTCGTCTCCCGGGTGACGCGGCGGCCGTACGGG includes:
- a CDS encoding bifunctional 4-hydroxy-2-oxoglutarate aldolase/2-dehydro-3-deoxy-phosphogluconate aldolase; this encodes MYRWEITRAALAQRVFAIVRSRTYDEASATADTLLSAGITSLEISLTTPFALEAVTTLSRELGDDAVIGAGTVLDAASARMAVDAGARYLVSPSLDAEVIRTGHRYGVPVFAGVSTPTEIVRGLELGADALKLFPAAGHHPSWVADVRAALPQAPLVPTGGVTPETAPEWIAAGAVAVGMGAALSEGDRETVAKRAAVLLARLADAVPQPGEAGPTDPYGG
- a CDS encoding transporter substrate-binding domain-containing protein, with protein sequence MKRAAILPALACLLAVTAAAPAASHASARSTGPATAATAQRDRRPATLLDAVPQRGVLRVCTTGDYRPFSYRDPATGGYRGVDIDMARDLAKSLDARPRYVPTTWSGLVGDLTAGRCDIGVGGVSITLARARSVYFSEPTRTDGKTPIVRCADQEKYQTLAQIDRPGTRVVVNPGGTNEQFARAHIKRATLTVHPDNTTIFDEIIAGRADVMMTDASETRYQARIHPELCAVHPDRPFTFSEKAYALPRGDDQFKAYVDQWVHLATHDGTYRKYEDAWMK
- a CDS encoding VOC family protein, which translates into the protein MSVRRVVPDLHIAPDGAPEALAGHRAFYGLLGFEEVMNHGWVMTLASPANPTAQLTFMTHDATAPVAPDLSIEVEDVDAAYAAVRAADARIVHPLRDEEWGVRRFFAEDPDGRVVNVLGHRRPAED